In Heteronotia binoei isolate CCM8104 ecotype False Entrance Well chromosome 21, APGP_CSIRO_Hbin_v1, whole genome shotgun sequence, the DNA window cctggatcccatgggagagatacaaagaaaacacttttaagaccaatgagtgctaagcatgttttaagttttctttctttttctgtgtcctttatataaagtttatatctctgcaacgtaatctttaaagagccccgtggcgcagagtgttaaagctgcagtactgcagtcttaagctctgctcacaacctgaattcgatccccggtggaaactgggttttcaggtagctggttcgaggttgactcagccttccatccttccgaggtcggtcaaatgagtacccagcttgatggggggaaagtgtagatgactggggaaggcaatggcaaaccaccccgtaaaaagtctgccgtgaaaatgttgtgaaagcaacgtcaccccagagtcggaaacgactggtgcttgcacaggggacctttcctttcctacgtaatcttaaatagaaacagtcatggctcagcccaacatggcccggcccgacaaggtctcatttatgtcagatctgggccttataacaaattagttcgacacccttgGTCTAAAAAATGGCTTGGGGAGGCTTGAACTGGGATGCACTGAAGTGTCTATGTTTGATCATTAAGCAAAGGGCAATGGTTAGATCTCTTGCAGAAGAGGTTTATTTCTTCCCTTCCGACATGAATGACATCAGTTTCATTAAGGTCGCAAACaacaaaagggaaaaggaaaacagAACCAATCCGTACTCTATTTTCTATACAGTCCTGTGTGTGCAGAAAACAAAGATGTGTTATATTTTGGTCGAACATGAAACCACttcatattggggggggggaattatttgCTTTGGCCCCTAGTAAAGAAAACAGAGCTAGAATTCTGCACAACCAGCTCTTGGCATTGGTGGAAATAAGCACATGGTCCCAACAGCTTGGCCTTCGTGGTCCCAACAGCCCACCCTGGAACCTTCAGATTGGATCATGCTTTTAATCCTGCAGCCATGTGCTGCAAAATTACACAACCCCAGGTCTGACAGTGCTCTTAAATTTGGCACTGAAAGTGGAGACCAGCCTGTTATCATCTTTCCTGCCACACAGTCACCTCACCCTTTGGTAGGGTCCCCCCCAGGAACGGTGGGACTACAATCAGTGCAGTGCAATGCCATGGCAAacatcctgagagccagtttggtggagtggttaagtgtgcagactcttatctgggagaatcgggtttgattcctcactcctccactccactcctccactcgcagctgctggaatggccttgggtcagccgtagctctcgtaggagttgccctcgaaagggcagctgctgggagagccttgctggggggaaagtgtagacggctggggaaggcaatggcaaaccaccgcgtaaaaagtctgccgtgaaaacattgtgaaagcaacgtcaccccagaatcggaaacgactggtgcctgtacaagggacctttcctctctagtttagagccccgtggcgcagagtgctaaagctgcagtaccgcagttctacgctgtgctcacgacctgagttcgattcccggtggaagctgggttttcaggtagccggcttgaggttgactcagccttccatccttctgaggtcggtaaaatgagtacccaactgctgtgaaaacgttgtgaaagcaacgtcaccccagagttggaaaccactggtgcttgcacgggggacctttcctttctctgtcctagcagccccgtggcacagagtggtaaagctgcagtactgcagttcaagctctgctcacaacctgagtttgatcccagcagaagctgggttcaggtaggctgctcatggttgactcagccttccgtccttccgaggtgagtaaaatgaggacccagcttgctgtggggaaagtgtagatgactggggaaggcaagagcaaactaaaaaaggtcccctgtgcaagcaccagtcgtttccgactctggggtgacatcgcatcacgttttcacggcagactttttacagggcggtttgcccattgcattccccagtcatctatattccgcccccccccccccccccccagcaagctaggtactcatttgaccgacctcggaaggatggaaggctgagtcaacctcgagccggctacctgaacccagcttctaccaggatcaaactcaggtcgtgagcagagagctcggactgcagcactCTGTGCCGCAGGGCTCCTCAACGgcaagtctgccaagaaaatgttgcgatgtgacgtcaccccatgggtcagtaatgactctgtgcttgcagaggggactaccttgacctttctCTCTCctaaggagtttcaaagtggctttccttttctccttccctcctctccccacagcagatgccttgtgaggcaggtggggctgagaatgcACGGAgaaaactgggactgacccaagatcacccagccggcttcacatggaggagggACCAACCCGCTTCTCTGGACAAGAGCCCACCACTCAGAATacctactataccacactggctcttttgaCCGCGGGCACTGATTGTACAGCGCCTGCGACATCCCTACTCTGACGAATGATGGGTGCCGGGGGGCTCCTGAGATGCTTCCGGGTGCCCTTTCGCAAGCGTTCAGCACTAGTCATCCCTGCGACCTCAGCTTCCGTGCGAATGGCCTCCCCTCCACGGGGCAGGGAGTCTCCTAGCTCTTGGTGCTGGATTCGAGTCAGGCAAACAGCAGGGCTAAGGCAGCCTTCCTTATCCGTTTAGCCAGCTGCCCATCCAAGTCCACTATGGCACGTTGATGGCTTTTGAAAGGAGAGGGTTTCATCTAACTTTCAATATGCTTTCCTGGTCACCTATCCACAATACACGTGCACCCCAGTTGACCACAGGAATATCTATTGGCAATCCTGTGCTATGAAAATTGGGAGTCGTCCATTGCcggattaagccctgtggaggcccctgggcagtcaaaatcttgggggggggggcttgcaaattatctcagagtcggagtacCTGCCCCGCCGCCAAcaacccccactgcagcctgcaggcacccccTTAAAAGCCCTTCTGGCAAAGCtgcggaggagaggcagagagaggcaaacctggcgacgacggcagcagcagctgcaccggataagtcgggcaaagagcggctcagttgttggctgtatgtgcaggctgggagggctgcaagcaggggggaaaacaGGGGCGAAagtcagcccagggcccctaaggGCGTGGGGCTCCATAGGCCGATCCCTACttggcctaatggttaatccataagaacataaaagaagccatgttggatcaggccagtggcccctccagtccaacactctgtgtcacataagaacataagagaagccatgttggatcaggccaatggcccatccagtccaacattctgtgtcacacataagaacataagagaagctatgttggatcaggccagtggcccatccagtccaacactgtgtgtcacatataagaacataacagaagccatattggatcaggccaatggcccatccagtccaacactctgtgtcacacagtggccaaaaatccagccCTTGAGTCGTCCAGATGTTTGCAAAGAGTCTTCGAGGCATCTGTTGCACTGGTCCTGCTGCAAAACTAGGAGTTTTTCAAACTTGGACGCCAAACTGGATTTTGCGAAGCCGACTTCGCTGTTTTTCTCGTCGCTTCCATCCCTTCGGTGCCAAGCAAAAGTTGCAACAAATTTGGCCTATCGGCCGACCTCAAATCACCCGACTGAGCCCTCACTGCAGTGGCCGATAAAACCGGACGATCGAAAGCTGTCAACCGCACAGGGTTCCAAAGACTCGGAATTCCAGTGGACCCTTTGGATGGGCCCCGTCCCTTCGTCTGACAGAGAACGGCAAGCACAGATGCGCTTGTAATGGCTTGCTTCTCGGTGTCTCACGCGGATGAGGTTGGAGAACCCCTCGTCGCTCCCCTAGGTCCATGGATCTTGGAGCTCTGACCCTGGCCACGACCCCGTTTCAAAGGCTGGTGTCCAGAGTTTCCGGCTTGAGCGGGGTGCCCGCTTCGGAAAGGGTGTCTGGCCGCCCGTCGCGGCAAAAGAGAACGGCGGGATTCTTGCAGGCCCACATGGCCACCTCTCCTCCACTGGCCGGAGCGGAGGAGCTGAggtggctgccaccaccaccacggcCTCCTTGGCTGGTGTAACGTTCGGCCCGGCTTTTGGCCTCCCAGCGGCGTCCCCGGGCAGCGGCCAGGTAGGCGGCCAGGTCGTTGCGGGTCCGGTAGCCCCCTCGCCGGCTGCCCCGGAAGAGGGCGGCCAGGTTGGGGTTGCGGGCGGCGTAGATGAGGGGGGTTGACGGCCCCGTTGGCCCAGGCGGCCCAGCTGGCCAGGGCGTCGGCGGTAGGCGAGAAGGAGAGGCCGCCGGTGGCGGCGGCCAGGGCGAGGAGGCAGTACGGCCCCCAGCAGCAGATGAGGGCCACGATCATGAGGAGGACGGTGGTGGCCGTGCGCAGCTCGCCGGGGGAGCGCAGCAGCGGGGGGCCGTAGGGGGCCACGGGCCGCACCCGGCTCTCGGAGCGCCTCACGGCCCGGCAGATGTTGTAGTGGCAGAAGCACATCAGGCCGAAGGGCAGCAGGTAGCAGAGGACGATGAGGGCCGCGCCGTAGGGGGGGCCCAGGCGGGGACCGCGAGGCGGCACCCCAGGGCCGGGCGTACCAGCAGTGGGGGGCTtcctccgccgccgccgggggcgcctCTTGGTGGGAGGCCAGCAGGTAGCAGGGCCCCGAGAGGCCCAGGGCGGCCAGCCAGACGGCGGCCAGGAGCTGGGCGGCCCGGCGGGGGCGCAGGGGGCGGCGAGGCTGGCGGACGATGGCGCAGTAGCGGTCGAAGGCCAGCAGGGCCACGGTGAGGGTGGCGGCCATGCCCAGGGCGGCGTGGAGGGCGGCGCTGGCCAGGCAGAGGCGGGGCCCGAAGAGCCAGGCGCCGGGCGGGCGGCCCCGCAGCAGGGCGGCCAGGGCGGGCGGCAGGCCCACGAGGGCGCCCAGCAGCTCGGCCAGCGCCAGCGACAGCACGAAGGCGTTGGTGACGGTGCGCAGCTGCCGGTGGCGCCCGATGGCCACCACCACGGCCCCGTTGCCCAGCGCCGACAGCGCCaggatcagcagcagcagcagcagcgccggccaggccccagccgCCCCCGCCGCCCCAGCCGCCTCCCCAGGGCCGCTCGCGTTGCCCCACCGGGCCGCCTCCGAGCCGTTGCGCCCCGCCGTCCCCATGGGCGCATCgctcccgccgccgcctccttctcgCGCTTTCCCCCGCCGGCTGCTCCGAGGAAGCGGGgatcgggcggcggcggcggcgagccCCGGCACCACGCGGCTTCTTCGGCTGGCTGCGGCTGCTGATCCGGCAGAGCGCGGGCGGGCGGGGCGCACGGGGCCGGGCGGCTTCTCCCCCCTTCTTGTATTGCGCTTCGttttctcctgccccccccccccccgtggggaCAAGCGGGGTTCGCTCCAAGCGGCGGAGGCTTGCGAGCAAGAAAAGGCTTTGtgagctcataagaacatcagagaagccgtgctggatcaggccaatggcccatccagtccaacactgtatgtcacacaatggccaatatatgtgtgttttcccagccagcttccaagtctgcggggattcgaacctgggaccagtgttccctcgaagctgagttagcgtgagctagctcacagatttttagcctccggctcacacatttttgtcttcgctcaggaaaaatggcctcagagcaaactcgtttatgcaggagctcaccgccttaatgccagtggctcaccaagtagaacaggggtggccaaacttctttaacgtaagagccacatggaataaacataaggtgtttgagagccacaagacatgaacgtcagatgcttgagaacaggaaggaaggaaggaaaatagatggggagggagaggtggaaagaaagcaactttaactttaaaggcatcccccccaagctgctggctgtcttggcaaagtgatttaaggagacaaacgcc includes these proteins:
- the GPR135 gene encoding LOW QUALITY PROTEIN: G-protein coupled receptor 135 (The sequence of the model RefSeq protein was modified relative to this genomic sequence to represent the inferred CDS: deleted 2 bases in 2 codons) — protein: MGTAGRNGSEAARWGNASGPGEAAGAAGAAGAWPALLLLLLILALSALGNGAVVVAIGRHRQLRTVTNAFVLSLALAELLGALVGLPPALAALLRGRPPGAWLFGPRLCLASAALHAALGMAATLTVALLAFDRYCAIVRQPRRPLRPRRAAQLLAAVWLAALGLSGPCYLLASHQEAPPAAAEEAPHCWYARPWVPPRGPRLGPPYGAALIVLCYLLPFGLMCFCHYNICRAVRRSESRVRPVAPYGPPLLRSPGELRTATTVLLMIVALICCWGPYCLLALAAATGGLSFSPTADALASWAAWANGAVNPLIYAARNPNLAALFRGSRRGGYRTRNDLAAYLAAARGRRWEAKSRAERYTSQGGRGGGGSHLSSSAPASGGEVAMWACKNPAVLFCRDGRPDTLSEAGTPLKPETLDTSL